A genomic window from Camelina sativa cultivar DH55 chromosome 2, Cs, whole genome shotgun sequence includes:
- the LOC104734986 gene encoding 26S proteasome non-ATPase regulatory subunit 9, translated as MVGANLKAETMALMDKRAAMETEMNSIVQRLCNPGGPGLSGNLIDSEGFPREDIDIPMVRADRRRLAELKSEHSEITEKINVNIQILHSVRPTARASSTKDSGSEETSLSGAVTSLSASMQTSGFSVTSRPMDVDVVTSIPFAMVDEITESSPAAEDGLQLGDQLVKFGNVEGGDSLLQRLAAEAQSNQGQAVSVQVLRQGAKVDLSVTPRIWQGRGLLGCHFRLV; from the exons atggtTGGAGCGAATCTGAAAGCGGAGACGATGGCTCTAATGGACAAGAGAGCAGCGATGGAGACGGAGATGAACTCTATTGTCCAACGTCTCTGCAATCCCGGCGGTCCTGGTCTCTCCGGCAACCTCATCGACTCTGAG GGATTCCCGCGGGAAGATATTGACATTCCGATGGTGAGAGCTGACCGTCGTCGTCTTGCTG AGTTAAAGAGTGAGCACAGCGAGATAACGGAAAAGATAAATGTGAACATTCAAATTCTTCATTCAGTGAGGCCTACAGCTAGAGCTTCATCCACAAAAGATTCAG GTTCAGAGGAAACAAGCTTGTCAGGCGCAGTGACTTCCTTATCTGCCTCCATGCAGACATCTGGCTTCAGTGTTACTTCCCGTCCCATGGATGTGGATGTGGTTACTAGTATTCCCTTTGCCATGGTTGATGAGATAACCGAGTCATCTCCAGCAGCAGAGGATGGATTACAGCTTGGAGATCAGCTTGTGAAATTTGGCAACGTGGAGGGTGGTGACAGCCTGTTGCAAAGGCTTGCTGCTGAAGCTCAGTCTAACCAGGGACAAGCAGTTTCTGTTCAAGTTTTGAGGCAAGGTGCAAAAGTTGATTTATCTGTCACACCAAGGATATGGCAAGGCAGAGGTCTATTGGG GTGTCATTTCCGATTGGTATGA
- the LOC104734969 gene encoding probable cyclic nucleotide-gated ion channel 5 → MAGKRDNFVRVDDLDSRLPSSSVAFQQNYVSNFSGQLHPIHGSNDTSRSFKKGIQKGSKGLKSIGRSLGFGVYRAVFPEDLKVSEKKIFDPQDKILLYCNKLFVASCILSVFVDPFFFYLPVIDGESMCLGIDRKLAITASTLRTFIDVFYLAHMALQLRTAYIAPSSRVFGRGELVIDPAQIAKRYLQRWFIIDFLSVLPAPQIVVWRFLQSSNGSDVLATKQALLFIVLVQYIPRFLRVLPLTSELKRTAGVFAETAWAGAAYYLLLYMLASHIVGAFWYLLAVERNDTCWQEACNDAGNYSTDFLYCGNQNMDGYAVWNRTKESVLQSYCRADLDDNNPPFDFGIYTQALSSGIVSSQDFIVKYCYCLWWGLQNLSTLGQGLETSTYPMEIIFSISLAISGLILFALLIGNMQTYLQSLTIRLEEMRVKRRDSEQWMHHRMLPQDLRERVRRYDQYKWLETRGVDEEYLVQNLPKDLRRDIKRHLCLALVRRVPLFESMDDKLLDAICMRLKPCLFTESTYLVREGDPVDEMLFIIRGRLESVTTDGGRSGFFNRSLLKEGEFCGEELLTWALDPKSGINLPSSTRTVKALTEVEAFALTSEELKFVASQFRRLHSRQVQHTFRFYSHQWRTWAACFIQAAWRRYCKRKKMEAAEAEAEAETMSSSTSGSSYSIGAAFLVSKFTANALRTIHRNRNTKIRDLVKLQKPPEPDFTDD, encoded by the exons ATGGCAGGCAAACGAGACAATTTTGTGAG GGTGGATGATTTGGACTCTAGGTTACCATCATCATCTGTAGCCTTCCAACAGAACTATGTTTCCAATTTCAGTGGACAACTTCATCCTATCCATGGAAGCAATGACACATCAAGATCCTTCAAGAAAGGTATCCAAAAGGGTTCCAAAGGGCTTAAGTCGATCGGCCGTTCACTTGGTTTCGGTGTTTATCGAGCAGTGTTCCCAGAAGACCTTAAAGTATCTGAAAAGAAGATATTTGATCCTCAGGATAAAATCCTTTTGTATTGCAACAAATTATTTGTTGCGTCATGTATTCTCTCAGTGTTTGTGGAtccttttttcttctatctCCCTGTGATTGATGGTGAGTCCATGTGCCTGGGGATTGACAGAAAACTGGCTATCACAGCAAGCACATTGCGGACTTTTATCGATGTGTTTTATCTCGCTCACATGGCTCTCCAGCTCAGGACTGCTTATATTGCACCGTCATCACGGGTCTTTGGTCGAGGTGAACTTGTGATTGATCCTGCACAGATAGCAAAGAGATATTTACAACGTTGGTTTATTATTGACTTCCTCTCAGTACTTCCTGCCCCTCAG ATTGTAGTTTGGAGGTTCTTGCAAAGTTCAAATGGGTCGGATGTATTGGCTACAAAGCAGGCCTTGCTTTTCATTGTTTTGGTTCAGTATATACCGCGATTCCTACGCGTCTTACCCTTGACATCAGAATTGAAAAGGACTGCAGGTGTCTTTGCTGAAACTGCTTGGGCTGGTGCTGCTTATTATCTGCTTTTATATATGCTTGCAAGTCAT ATAGTTGGAGCATTTTGGTACCTTTTAGCCGTAGAACGTAACGACACTTGCTGGCAG GAGGCCTGTAATGATGCAGGGAATTACAGCACGGATTTCTTGTACTGTGGCAATCAAAACATGGACGGCTATGCTGTTTGGAACAGAACCAAGGAATCTGTTCTTCAGTCCTACTGCCGAGCTGACCTCGATGATAATAATCCTCCATTTGACTTTGGGATTTATACACAGGCTTTATCGTCTGGAATTGTCTCGTCTCAAGACTTCATCGTGAAATATTGTTACTGTTTGTGGTGGGGACTTCAGAACTTGAG TACACTTGGACAAGGGCTTGAAACCAGTACATACCCAATGGAGATTATATTTTCCATATCTCTTGCCATTTCTGGGTTGATCCTCTTTGCTCTTCTCATCGGAAACATGCAG ACATATCTCCAATCTCTTACCATCCGGCTCGAAGAAATGAGAGTAAAGAGGCGTGATTCAGAACAATGGATGCATCACAGAATGTTACCACAAGATCTCAGGGAGCGTGTGAGGCGCTATGACCAGTATAAATGGTTGGAGACACGTGGTGTAGATGAAGAGTATCTCGTTCAGAATCTCCCCAAGGATCTCCGGAGAGATATCAAGCGGCATCTTTGTCTGGCTTTAGTGCGCAGG GTTCCATTGTTTGAGAGCATGGATGACAAGCTGCTGGATGCGATCTGTATGCGGCTGAAACCATGCTTGTTCACAGAGAGTACCTACCTAGTGCGGGAAGGAGACCCTGTAGACGAGATGCTATTCATAATACGTGGTCGCCTCGAGAGTGTGACAACAGATGGAGGCAGAAGCGGTTTCTTCAACCGCAGTCTCCTGAAAGAAGGAGAATTCTGCGGTGAAGAGCTTCTGACATGGGCATTGGATCCGAAGTCAGGTATAAATCTCCCGTCTTCAACGAGAACCGTGAAAGCTCTAACAGAAGTAGAGGCGTTTGCACTGACCTCAGAGGAGCTGAAGTTTGTCGCAAGCCAGTTCAGGCGCCTACACAGCAGGCAAGTGCAGCACACATTCAGGTTTTACTCTCACCAATGGAGGACTTGGGCTGCTTGCTTCATCCAGGCTGCCTGGCGCCGATActgcaagaggaagaagatggaagcAGCCGAGGCAGAAGCCGAGGCCGAGACCATGTCCAGCTCAACCAGCGGCTCTTCGTACTCCATCGGAGCTGCATTTCTTGTCAGTAAGTTTACTGCTAATGCACTTCGCACCATTCACAGGAACCGGAACACAAAGATTAGGGATTTAGTCAAGCTGCAGAAGCCTCCCGAGCCTGATTTCActgatgattga